Genomic DNA from Verrucomicrobiales bacterium:
CCTTCATGGAACAGATAATCCCCCTTAACCAACTTCTTGAGCACCACCATGGAGGCAATGGTCTGCAAGTCCATCACGGGCAAGCCGGCAAAGAGCTGGCAGGATCGCAGGGCGTTGGTGATCGCGATCTCTCGTAAAGGGATCGGGGATTGAGCCATAGATGCAGTTAAGCCACTTCAGCCCAGAAGTAAACGATCCAATCAGTCCCCGTGCCGCGTTCGAGCCGGGACTGAAACCCCTGGGATTTCATCAGCTCAATGAGCGGACTGGGCAGGAAGGGGGCAACCACGATCAAACCATGCCCCGCAGGTAACGCCGCCACTCGCTCCCGGATAAGCCCAAGGGGCTCCTCGCCGCGGGCAAGAAGAGGACGGACATCCAACCGCTTAAACTGACTCAAAGGAGGCATCATAATGCTGCTTGCTTAATCCCGTTATCATCCAGCTCCACCCGAAGCCATAGGGCAACTGCCACTGCAAGGGTCCTTGATCTGAGTCAAAGTCTCCCCGACTCCGTCGGGGGGGTAAGCTGTAGAGGGCTCTCATCTTTACCTCCAAAAATGCCCACTAGACAAGCTGGGCGATGCCAGCGTTTCACGCTTTGCCGGCAGGGCCCGAACCCGCCGGGTTCAAAGAGATCTAGCCGGGGGTGCTCGCACCCCCGGAACTGTTAAAAGTACGGAGCATCGCGCAGCGATGCCACCGGCTTCGGAGATTTGCATCACCCGACTCAAGGAACC
This window encodes:
- a CDS encoding DUF2249 domain-containing protein gives rise to the protein MMPPLSQFKRLDVRPLLARGEEPLGLIRERVAALPAGHGLIVVAPFLPSPLIELMKSQGFQSRLERGTGTDWIVYFWAEVA